The genomic window GGCTGAGGGAAAGAGCGGGGCGCTTCATCAAATAGCACCAGGAAGCAAAGATTTCAGGGATGAAGTGACATCGTACAATGTGATGTCGTCCATGCTGGGTGGTGAAGCCCGTCTTGTCCTGCAGAAAGTGGCGGCCTGGGCGGAGCGGGCAGAAATTGGAGGAGCTGTAGAGGAGAACGGAGACTTGAGTTCTCCTTTGTCCTCTGTTAGCTTCTTTCAACCAAGTGGTCTACAGAAAGCCCTCACGCAATCTTTTCCCCAGCTCAGGGACGCCCTCCAGCCACCACCAAGTCCCACTCCCAGTCTGGAGCCGCCCACGCCCTTACGTATTCCTCAGGTCCGCTCCGTGTCCGACCATAAAAGGTCAAACCCAGTTGAGAATTCCAGCGCGGCTGAAAACCTACACCAACGTACCTCATCAACGGAGGGCACTGCCAGTTCAGCGACTGCTCGACCTTCTTCTCTCTTCAAGCTCAGACCTCCTTTCTTACCACATGGCTGTGCGGGCTTTGCCAACCAGTCGCCTCATCGCCTGGGACGACGGTCCTCAATGGATGAATCAGAAGACGGGGCAGGCGGCCGGGATAAAGACAAGCAACCAAGAAAGAAACGTGGGAGATACCGCCAGTACGACCACGACCTTCTAGAAGAGGCCATCACCATGGTGATGGGAGGTCGCATGAGCGTTTCAAAGGCCCAGGGGGTTTATGGGGTGCCCCATAGCACACTGGAATACAAAGTCAAAGAGCGTACTGGGACGCTGAAGAACCCTCCGAAGAAGAAATCTGCTAATTATTTTTCCTCCAACTCGTCTGGTTCTGGTACAACGACCAGTTCCACTAACTCAGGGACTCTTGCCTCAGCTGCTGACTTAAAGAGGTTCTAGACCAAGACTCGCCTCTTGAAACTCCTCAACACTTGAACTCATCACCTCTTACAAGATAGATGTTTCCTGGAGACGCttgttcaaacacacaacacatgccTTTACAAAATATATGGAAATCAATATTCAGGTCTTTTAACTGTGTGTCTGAAATGTGATGGTCATACTATTTTTTAGCTGATTTTCTCGAGTTTGGTCCTGGGCTTCAATCAAGGAGACTGAGAGGTAAAGCGTTTTTTGTTTGAAGAAGCAGTGGTGCTCGTTGCTTAGTGGAGCTTGTGTCCACTGTCTGCTGTTCTCAAACGCCTcatagtttctgtttttttaatcaccaaagcTTAAAGATCTTCAAGGATACAGCTTGCATTCTATAATCTGTTTACTCTTATCAAAAAAATACCGTTAAAATACCACGACTACAAGTAGATTTTCATCCTACTGACATGTAATATTTGTGGGGGCCAAAGCCTGACAAACTGAAATTCtcagtgattgttttttttttttttttttttttacaaaagcatCTGGACTGCACAAAATCTTTTAAAGATGTGCGTCTATATATTTGATTGAGTTAGTCAGCTACTTTTTAATCATTCCTATTAGCCCCATTAGTGTCccagttcatttttatttttatgaacgGTACATTTCCGAAGATCTTTACAGTTGTACATAAGTTATAAGTCAGTAGCTGAAGAGACaattctttaaaggctttatatgcgacaacttgcgctgcattgttgtgttagcatgctaatgctagt from Labrus bergylta chromosome 1, fLabBer1.1, whole genome shotgun sequence includes these protein-coding regions:
- the lcorl gene encoding ligand-dependent nuclear receptor corepressor-like protein isoform X2, whose protein sequence is MATVQCPRCSAERKGFRRELDSWRHKLIHCVGFESILEGVYGPLLLRDLNLFDDCEPEEVDDWSSDANCSQCSFCNLPLDKNDQVPGATSPLSSPSDYSPCQAPTISESNQSAYKFLQAVFHKKDVSIGCDPNIPLVAQELMKKMIHQFAKEYTSKCLLHTNTNGVITRTSSPLSETTDAPLDLTVSRTLEEKESECEPDGVLDLSKRNSVCSAASSSDHKSSGRQRRQKEEYIERSLELSEGLLSKALKDIRSGRLLEQRAALLYGIPLHTLRQGLNGWAEGKSGALHQIAPGSKDFRDEVTSYNVMSSMLGGEARLVLQKVAAWAERAEIGGAVEENGDLSSPLSSVSFFQPSGLQKALTQSFPQLRDALQPPPSPTPSLEPPTPLRIPQVRSVSDHKRSNPVENSSAAENLHQRTSSTEGTASSATARPSSLFKLRPPFLPHGCAGFANQSPHRLGRRSSMDESEDGAGGRDKDKQPRKKRGRYRQYDHDLLEEAITMVMGGRMSVSKAQGVYGVPHSTLEYKVKERTGTLKNPPKKKSANYFSSNSSGSGTTTSSTNSGTLASAADLKRF